The sequence AAGCAACATACATATCGGGGGTGTAGCTCAGCTGGTAGAGCACCGGCCTTTTAAGCCGATGGTCGTGGGTTCGATCCCCGCCACCCTCACTGCCTGCCCGTTAAGGGTTCAATCCTGCAGGTATATGACCAACCTCTATAAGGCAGGACAGACAAAGCCCCGTCAATCCGGGGCTTTGGCCGTTTTGGGGTGCTTATGAAGCGTCCTGAATGGCTCACCCGACCGATCCTCGGCTGGGTCTCCTACGACTTTGCCAATTCGGCATTCGCAACGACGGTCCTGGCGGTGATCTTCAACCGCTATTTTTCAGAGGTCGTCGCGGGCGGCGAATCCGGGACGCTGTTCCGCTTCTTTGGACAGGAAGTCCGTCTAAATGGTGCGACAGTCTGGAGTTACATCGTCGCCCTCTCGACCGGGTTGGTGGCCATCACCTCTCCAATACTGGGAGCCATTGCGGATCAGGCTGGCTGGCGCCGGTTGATGCTGGGTCTATTCACCTATATAGGTGTCGTCGCAACCCTGGGGCTCTCCCTGGTGGGGGAGGGGGAAGTTGGATCCGGATCGCTGCTCTTCATAGTTGCCAATTTCGGCTTTGCCGGCGCGCTTGTCTTTTATAATGCTTTTCTGGTAGATCTTGGTACGGCGCAAACCTATGGCCGTATATCGGGACTGGCGTGGGGGGTGGGATATGTAGGAGGCGGACTCTGTCTGGTATTGAATTTGCTTATGCTTCAGAAACCGTCAGTGCTTGGCTTTGGCCCGGAGCCGTTTAGTGTAGGGGCCTGTGTAGCGGTCTCGGGTCTGTGGTGGGGTATTTTTACGCTTCCAACACTTTTATGGGTGCGCGATAAGGCGAAGCCGAAACGGAATGTGGGCATTGTCCGGCTGACCTTCCTGAGTTGGCGAAGGGTCATTGAGACGCTCCGGCAGGTGCGCCGCTATCGACAACTGGCGCGTTTCCTGATCGCCTATCTCTTTTTCAATGACGGTATTGAGACGGTGATTGTGATGGCATCGATCTTCGGAGCCCAGGTGATTGGGATGGAAGCCGGTGAACTGGTGCTTTTCTTTATCATGATCCAGGGAACAGCGCTTATAGGTTCGCTCATATTCGGCTATCTGGCAGACCGCATCGGCAACCGGCGGACACTGCTCCTCTCGCTATGGGTCTGGCTGGCAGTTGTTCTCTGGGCTTACAAGATCGGCTGGCTGTTCGATATGCGGACGGAATACTACTTGCTTGGCATTCTGGTCGGTCTGGTGATGGGGGGGAGTCAGGCTGCAGCGCGTTCACTGCAGGCGCTCTTTACACCATCCGCACACTCGGCGGAGTTCTTTGGGTTTTTCTCGGTAAGCGGCAAGGTCGCATCAGTCTTTGGGCCGCTTGTTTATGGGACTGCCATCTATTTTACCGGTGGGCTGCAATCCGGCATCCTGGCCCTTGGACTCTTCTTCATTGTCGGAATAATCCTGCTCATCACGGTGAATGAAGGTGAAGGCCTTGCCGTCGCAAGGTCTTAGATAAAGAGCTGTTCAAATGCGTTGACAAGAGTTAGATGTCTGCTTATATTGATGCACTATGACACTGGAAACGACTTCGATCCTCAGGACCGTCAAGGCGGTTGTCCCGTCGCGAATCCTGATCGTCGATGACGAGCGGCCAATCGGCGAGTTTCTGACCGAGTTCCTGACTGAAAAGGGCTATGAAGTCTTCTTCGCCGACAACGGTCCGGATGCCTTGACGCTGGTCAAGCGCATTCGGCCTCATGTTGTCCTGCTCGACATCAACATGTTTGGTATGAACGGCTTGGAGACCTTGCGCCGCATCAACGAGATCGACCCTCGGGTCGGGGTTTTAATGGTAACTGCGATGCGCGAGGAGGAGATCGGTCGCGAAGCGCTTCAACTTGGCGCGGTTGATTTCATCACCAAGCCGATCGACTTCGACTATCTCGAATCGAGTCTGCTTTATAAACTGTCGGCTATGCTGGAGTAGAATCGCTCGGAGCGATCTTACCCGTCTACATATCAACTGTTCGGAGAATCCACCTAATGAAGCGAATCGTATCCATTGTCATCGCGGGGCTCATTACGAGTTCCCTGTCCATCGCCCAGGACAAGCCGGCCGAGAAAAAGCCGGTCTTCGAAGGCGCCAAGAAGTGCATGATCTGCCACAAGGGCGATGCCAAGGGCAACGTTCATGAGAAGTGGCTCGCTTCCAAGCATGCCAATGCCTTTCAGACGCTGGTGAACAAGAAGGACGGCTCTGAGAAGAAGCCGGAGTGCCTCGCCTGCCACACAACCGGCTACGACAAGAGCGGTTACAAGGTTGGCGCTGAGAATGCAGCACTGTTCGAAGGCGTTCAGTGTGAAGCATGCCACGGCGCCGGAAGCGACTACCGGACCATTCACGGCAAAGATCTTGCCGCCGCCGCCAAAGCCGGTTTCGTCGCCAAGCCAACCGAGGCGACCTGTAAGGAATGTCATAACGATAAGAGCCCGACCTTCGACAAGGACAAGCCCTTCAAGTTCGAAGAGATGCACAAGAAGATCGACCACCGCTACAAGGCGGCCAAGGCCGGCAACTAAACGGGGCAGTGCGGTATGTCAAAGTGCCGCAACGGGTGATTGGAAGCCCCTGCCTTCAGCGGGCGGGGGCTTCACCATATGGCGAACGAGGAGTCCTTTGGAACAGCACTCTCCACCGCCTCTTACCAGGCGAAAGTTTCTCGACCACTTCCTGACCGGGACGGGTTTGGCCGCGCTTGCGGGTGTGGTCTATCCGCTATTCCGCTATCTGACGCCGCCGCCTCAGGAAGAAGCCGTTGTCTCATCGGTCAACTTGGGGCCAGCCAAAGACTTCCCCCCCGGCAGCGGGAAGATATTCCGGCTCGGCAGCAAGCCCGGCATTCTGGTTCGCGGTGTAGATGGGAAGTTCCGCGCCTATTATGCGACGTGCACTCACCTGGACTGCATCGTCCAATATGACGGCCGTGCCGACAACATCTGGTGTGCCTGCCATAACGGTCGCTACGACCTTAACGGGCGAAACGTCTCCGGACCTCCGCCCCGACCGCTTACTGCACTAAACGTCAACGTCCTGCCCGACTCGGAGGAGATCCTGATCACCCTCGCTGAAGGAGGCAAAGGATGATCGCCCGTCTCTTTAACTGGATCAACAGCCGCTATAAGATCGAGAAACTGCTCTACTTCTCGCGTGAGAAGTCGGTTCCGCTTCATAGGGGCACAATGTGGTATTACTTCGGCGGGATCACACTCTTTCTGTTCGGAGTGCAGGTCATCACCGGTCTGGTGCTTCTCTTTTACTATCGCGTAGGGTCGGATGCCTCTTTCGAGAGCGTCAAGTTCATCATAACGCAAGTGAAATTCGGCTGGCTTCTCCGCTCGATGCACTCCTGGTCTGCAAATCTGATGGTGCTGGCGGCGATCATCCATATGATGAGTGTCTTCTTTCATCGTTCCTACCGTAAGCCGCGCGAGATGACCTGGGTGACCGGAGTGACGATGCTCTTTCTGCTGATGGTCTTCGGTTTTTCGGGCTACCTCCTGCCATGGAATGAACTCGCCTTCTTTGCGACCAAGGTAGGAACCGACAGTGCACGGGCAATTCCCCTTATCGGCGATTTCCTTCTTAAACTGATGCGTGGAGGATCGGATGTAACCGGAGCCACCTTGTCACGCTTCTTCGGGCTGCATGTCTCGGTCCTTCCGCCGATCTTCACAGGCCTTCTGGCGCTGCATCTCTTTTTCGTTCAGGTGCAGGGTATGTCGGAGCCGCTCGAATCGGCGGGGCATGGCAGGAAACGGACGATGCCCTTTCTGCCTGACTTTCTCCTGCGAGACCTGATGGTCTGGCTGGTGACGTTCGACATCCTGCTTCTCCTTTCGGTCTTTTTCCCCTGGGAGTTGGGCGTCAAAGCCGATCCCTTCTCACCCGCGCCCGCCGGCATCAAGCCGGAGTGGTATTTTCTATTCGTTTTTCAGTCTCTCAAGATGCTTCCGGCTCACATTTGGGGCATCGAAGGCGAGGTGCTGGGGGTGATGGTGATGGGTGTGGGGGCCGGCGTGCTCTTTATCCTTCCCTGGCTAGATAGGGCATCATCGCAGGGACTAAGGAATCGCCTTTTCGATGTGATCGGCGTCTTTGGGCTGCTCTATTTTGCAACGTTCACCATTCTCGGCTATCTGATCGACTGAGGAAGACCAATGCCAAATCAACTAAGAATCTTCCTGCCGGTAGGCGTCGCCGTGGTAGCCTATGCACTTGGAGCGATAGCCGCCTTCGCTGCCGCGCCGAACTCCTGTGTGGACTGCCATTCGCAGATACACGAGCAGATCATTGCCGACTCAAAGGAGGATGTTCATACCCGGGTTGGGCTCACCTGCGTCAGTTGTCATGGTGGAAATCCGTCGATTGCGGACGAAAAGTCGATGGATCCTAAGGAAGGCTTCATCGGTGCGCCCAAGCCGAAGGACATCCCCCAATTCTGCGCCCGGTGCCATAGCGACCCGGCCTATATGCGCCCCTACAATCCGTCACTGCCGGTCGATCAACTCGAAAAGTATGCGACCAGCCGCCACGGGGAGTTACTCAAGAAGGGCGATGCCAAGGTCGCCACCTGCATCAGTTGTCACAAGAGCCATGGCATCCTGCCGGCTTCGAATACGCGTTCGTCTGTACATCCGCAGAAGGTGCCGTTGACTTGTTCGATGTGCCATTCCGATGCAAACTACATGGCCGAATACGGCATCCCGACCAATCAATTCGCCCAGTATGCCGACTCGACGAATGTGCATGGCTATGCGCTCTTTGTGAAGGGCGACATTGGCGCACCGGCTTGTAATGACTGCCACAGCAATCATGGTGCATTACCGCCCGGGGTCGAGCAGGTAGGACAGGTCTGCACACAATGCCATGCGCTGAACGGGGAGTTTTTCAGGACGAGTCCGCACAAGGATGGCTTCGATGCCCTGGGTCTGATGGAATGCGCGTTCTGCCATCAAGCCTCGCCCGATTTGAACGACCCGAAGGCGCGTATCCATACTATCGTCAGCCCGAAGCACAGCATGATCGGCACCAAAGAGCCTTCGCTTTGCGCTAAATGCCATAGCGGCGATCCAGGTGCTGAGATGGCTGCGGTGGTGTCGAAGGACCTCGATTCGCTTGAGGCACGGCTCCATCATGCCCGCGAACTTCTTGAGCGCGCAGAACGGAGGGGGCTTGAAGTATCGGATGCACAATGGAAATTGAAGAGTGAGGTCTTGCAGGCGCGAATGGAACTGCGCACCTCAATCCACTCCTTCAATCTGAAGCAATATGTCCCCTTCTACGAGCGCGCCGATACGGCACTGAACAGTGTAGTCATCGCAGGGATTGCCGCAGCCGATGAGACCCGACACCGGATTACGTATTACATTGTGATGACCGTGATCATCGCGCTACTGGTAGCCGGTCTTGGGCTAAAGATGCGCGACATCGAGCGGTCGCGTAAAGAGTAGTCGTTAAAGGCTTTGACGGAGGCACTATGCGGCTTGGACCGTGGGAAATCGCCTTGATCGTAATGTTCGTGATCGTCCTCTTTGGTGCGCGCAAGATTCCTGAGATAATGCGCGGTTTCGGATCCGGAATCAAGGAGTTTAAGAAGGGGATGAAGGAAGAGGATGCGGAGTCCGCGAGTGCCGGTCCGACGCCGCCGATGAACAGCGGTCCCAACGGCCGGCCTCCGGAAGGTAAATAATCTCACGTGCCGTGAGGAGGAACGAGCAAGTTAAATGCAAGCGCCCGGCCGTGTCAGTTTCGGTCGGGCGCTTTGTTCACTTGACGGGGAATCGGAAAGTGCTCGGCGGCAAGTTGCAAAACGGTGCTCAACACCGGCTCCCGTCCGGCTACGATGTCACCCTGGGTTAGAATGTCGTTCTGGCCTTGAAAGTTCGTTATCATGCCGCCTGACTCTTGAATGATCAGGCTGCCCGCTGCGATGTCCCAGGGCGAAAGATCGAGTTCCCAGAAGCCGTCGAATGTTCCGGTGGCAACATAGCAGAGATCTACGGCTACCGCACCGGGACGGCGGATGTTGGCACATTGCTCCATAAGTTCGGAGAGCATCGCGAGGTAAGGCTTGCGGTAGCCTGCGACTCGAAAGGGGAATCCAGTGCAGAGTAGGGCAGAACTGAGAGGGCGGGAGGCATTCAGGCGAGGGAGGGGGGTCTCGTTTCGACGGACACCTTCACCTCGAGCCGCTGAAAAGGTCTCATCAAAGGTCGGTATGGCAATCGCCCCGGCGAAGATATCGCCCCAAGTTTCACCGGTCTTGGGATGGCTTTCTATGGCAATCGAAACCGCCCAAATGGGCAGCCCGCGCAGGAAGTTAGTTGTCCCGTCAAGTGGGTCGATGATCCAGGTCCAAGGCGAGTCATTGCTTCCCGAGAGGTAGCCGGCTTCTTCTGTCAGAAAGGCGGCGCCGGGCAATTCCCGACTTAGGAACTCCAGAATAGACGCCTCGGCAGCCCGGTCGGCTTCGCTTACCCAGTCGTTGGTGCGTTTGGCAAAGATCGAGTCGGGATTCACATGCCCGAAGAGTCTCTTTAACAGTTGCCCTGCATCATTAGCGGCGCGGCAGGCTAATAGTCTTAGTTCTTCGCCTTCGGTCACCGACGCCCGCCAGACCTGCGAATCCGCCTCCGAAAGGTGATCAATCCAATCCCACTCATCAATATGACCAGTATGCCCAGGATATTGACGTAGTCGGGAAGGATCGCTACGGCTATCATAAAGCCGTCCGATCTTTGAAGGGTCTCGCCTTTGAACTCCCAAACCACCTTACGAGGCGATTCCCGGTCGCCATTGGTGCGGATGAGGATGCCGGGCAGCGACGCCTTCACTTCAAACTTGTCGTCCTGTAAATCGCGAGTTGCTTTGTACTCTTGCTCGAGGGCGTCGGCGATGTCGCCAATCATCGGTATCCGGGCGGGATCCACAAAGTCGGCAAAGCGGCCCAGGAACTGCGGCCGCAGGTCTTCCCACCAGTCGAGATTGGCGGATTCGGGATTCGGGATGTCGAGACTATTAAGGTATCGGCGCAGGTCATCAGCCCAGCCGGTTCGGGTGATGCTGTGAACATCGCTGCCGCTGTCGGGAAGCGCGATGCCGCGGCTTTGAGCAATACTCCAAAGGCGATCGAAGGCGCGTTCGTAACGGGCGCGGTTCCACTGGATGATTCCGAGGGCGAACATTTTCTCGAGTTCTTCTTCACGACCGGGTGCCAGTGCCTGGCGCGACTCATCATCCTCCAAAGCATGGCATTCGGGAGGAATGAAATCCCATGTATCGCCGTAACGAGCAAGGTATTCGCGAGAGCCGAAGAGACCGGCGAATCGATAGATCGTGTAGAGCGGATTGCGGTTCAGATCGAGGATGAAACTTCGCGAGGGGTAAATGGTGTCGGCGGGCAGCCTTGCCCAGTCGAATAGGCGCCCCCAATCGTCCACGGAGACTGCTCTGGCACTTGCGGTGATGCGGTGAACGGTCTTGCCTTCGCGCTCTTCGACCGTGCGGTTCATCTCCCAAATCGTTGAATCGGGGTGCAGTTCAAGTCCATCCTCAAGGTCGGCGACATCACCGCTCACTTCATAAACGATGTTTGCACTCCCGTCGGGATGGATCACGAATTCATAGGAATGCTGAAGACAGCCGGCCAGGAAGGCGAGAATGAGGGGAAGGCACCAGAAGGAGTTATATAGGCGGCGCATCAACAATAAATATATGTCGGCTTTAACGGCACTCCAAAGAGCAGGGATCAGGGCGACGGGCAACTTGTATGAAAGGGACGGGGGGATTAGATTGGAATCAGTCATCATAGGAACCCCATGCGTGTAACGTTGGCCGGTTTCAATGTAGATACCGGCTATTTCGAAGCTGTCCAAAAGATACTGCGTGAAGTCGTGGATCCGGACCTCTCCCCGATTGACCGTCGTGAAATTTTGATGCGTTTCGAGCAGGAGCCGGTCACTCCTGAGACCATCTCGGCAGCCTACGCCCGGATCAGTCGCAGCGAAAAGAGCGTCCGGGACCTCCGCATCGACGCCCGGGCCTCGGTTGCGCGTGCCCGTCAATCTAACGAGCGGATAGTCTTTGGTCTGGGGCACGCCTCGGTCGCCGAACATGCCGTCTTCAACATCGACATAACCGACGCTTCCCGACTGGCACTCGAGGACCTTGAAGCCCACCGGCTCACTTCGTTTACCGAAGCTTCGCAGCGATACATTTCTATGAAGGGCGAGTATGTTCTTGCTCAAGAGTTAGAAAGTAGTGAACTTAGAGACGAATGCCGCGCTCACTTCGAGTCGCTCTTCGAAAACTATCGCGAACTGTCGGACGAACTTACCTCCTTTCACCATGACCTGCCGGAAAAAGAGCGCGTCGGTCGGGCGCGTGAAGATGCGAGGTATCTTCTCCCACTCGCTTGTCCCGGTCAGGTCGGAATGACGGTCAATGCACGCACCGCTGAGGTGATGATTCGCCGGTTTGCCGGTTCAAGCCTCTCTGAGGTGCGTGAAATGGGCCGTCAAATGCACCACGAACTGCGCCGGCTTGTCCCTTCGCTGATCAAATACACCGAACCTAATCCCAAGCGCGCTGAGGCGGAGGACGATCTTACTCA comes from Calditrichota bacterium and encodes:
- a CDS encoding response regulator, which produces MTLETTSILRTVKAVVPSRILIVDDERPIGEFLTEFLTEKGYEVFFADNGPDALTLVKRIRPHVVLLDINMFGMNGLETLRRINEIDPRVGVLMVTAMREEEIGREALQLGAVDFITKPIDFDYLESSLLYKLSAMLE
- a CDS encoding FAD-dependent thymidylate synthase, with amino-acid sequence MRVTLAGFNVDTGYFEAVQKILREVVDPDLSPIDRREILMRFEQEPVTPETISAAYARISRSEKSVRDLRIDARASVARARQSNERIVFGLGHASVAEHAVFNIDITDASRLALEDLEAHRLTSFTEASQRYISMKGEYVLAQELESSELRDECRAHFESLFENYRELSDELTSFHHDLPEKERVGRAREDARYLLPLACPGQVGMTVNARTAEVMIRRFAGSSLSEVREMGRQMHHELRRLVPSLIKYTEPNPKRAEAEDDLTQAAHNLMNGTEMHRGVSARQEVQLLASPNEQELQVVSALLFRAGGRSFEEARSCARAMGGRERQRLLATAHRYINEHDEVLREMELAVFQFEVVLSASAFAQLKRHRMATIVRQPYDPALGVTIPPAIEEAGLAVRFLAALEPGEVLFKKIGDVLPKEASVAASYVLSNAHHRRVIFQANARELTHLSRLRMDAHAQWDIRRLAGQMIELARDAAPVLMMFAAGKDSFAAVNKRIGEFL
- a CDS encoding twin-arginine translocase TatA/TatE family subunit, with product MRLGPWEIALIVMFVIVLFGARKIPEIMRGFGSGIKEFKKGMKEEDAESASAGPTPPMNSGPNGRPPEGK
- a CDS encoding cytochrome bc complex cytochrome b subunit — encoded protein: MIARLFNWINSRYKIEKLLYFSREKSVPLHRGTMWYYFGGITLFLFGVQVITGLVLLFYYRVGSDASFESVKFIITQVKFGWLLRSMHSWSANLMVLAAIIHMMSVFFHRSYRKPREMTWVTGVTMLFLLMVFGFSGYLLPWNELAFFATKVGTDSARAIPLIGDFLLKLMRGGSDVTGATLSRFFGLHVSVLPPIFTGLLALHLFFVQVQGMSEPLESAGHGRKRTMPFLPDFLLRDLMVWLVTFDILLLLSVFFPWELGVKADPFSPAPAGIKPEWYFLFVFQSLKMLPAHIWGIEGEVLGVMVMGVGAGVLFILPWLDRASSQGLRNRLFDVIGVFGLLYFATFTILGYLID
- a CDS encoding Rieske (2Fe-2S) protein; translation: MQHCSKAFSVKHATAPEATTGPFTAKILPPPPKPVSSPSQPRRPVRNVITIRARPSTRTSPSSSKRCTRRSTTATRRPRPATKRGSAVCQSAATGDWKPLPSAGGGFTIWRTRSPLEQHSPPPLTRRKFLDHFLTGTGLAALAGVVYPLFRYLTPPPQEEAVVSSVNLGPAKDFPPGSGKIFRLGSKPGILVRGVDGKFRAYYATCTHLDCIVQYDGRADNIWCACHNGRYDLNGRNVSGPPPRPLTALNVNVLPDSEEILITLAEGGKG
- a CDS encoding inositol monophosphatase; the protein is MGVQRRDPSKIGRLYDSRSDPSRLRQYPGHTGHIDEWDWIDHLSEADSQVWRASVTEGEELRLLACRAANDAGQLLKRLFGHVNPDSIFAKRTNDWVSEADRAAEASILEFLSRELPGAAFLTEEAGYLSGSNDSPWTWIIDPLDGTTNFLRGLPIWAVSIAIESHPKTGETWGDIFAGAIAIPTFDETFSAARGEGVRRNETPLPRLNASRPLSSALLCTGFPFRVAGYRKPYLAMLSELMEQCANIRRPGAVAVDLCYVATGTFDGFWELDLSPWDIAAGSLIIQESGGMITNFQGQNDILTQGDIVAGREPVLSTVLQLAAEHFPIPRQVNKAPDRN
- a CDS encoding MFS transporter, translating into MKRPEWLTRPILGWVSYDFANSAFATTVLAVIFNRYFSEVVAGGESGTLFRFFGQEVRLNGATVWSYIVALSTGLVAITSPILGAIADQAGWRRLMLGLFTYIGVVATLGLSLVGEGEVGSGSLLFIVANFGFAGALVFYNAFLVDLGTAQTYGRISGLAWGVGYVGGGLCLVLNLLMLQKPSVLGFGPEPFSVGACVAVSGLWWGIFTLPTLLWVRDKAKPKRNVGIVRLTFLSWRRVIETLRQVRRYRQLARFLIAYLFFNDGIETVIVMASIFGAQVIGMEAGELVLFFIMIQGTALIGSLIFGYLADRIGNRRTLLLSLWVWLAVVLWAYKIGWLFDMRTEYYLLGILVGLVMGGSQAAARSLQALFTPSAHSAEFFGFFSVSGKVASVFGPLVYGTAIYFTGGLQSGILALGLFFIVGIILLITVNEGEGLAVARS